In a single window of the Nodularia spumigena CCY9414 genome:
- a CDS encoding NACHT domain-containing protein, whose translation MAEDPKEQNTLLNLEGFWKLLDSKLISLGIPGALIGVALDFARKTDWKNAGLCILAAGGVWLVIKVGSKLSPQIDKFLDWILNTQIPKWWTTVTDRFGAEYLAGLIAECKEYQGRGFSGEGLDLENVFVPLGFNSETPASNAQDVTSTGQTESQQNLESGQTSILTFATQQESEIGSLLRGITKKNSTWRRLVILGAPGSGKTTLLRHITLLFALRKQSKLYRDLPGLVPVLLRLRDVASVIVADDSSSLAQIIAKAEKDEPSKTQDWFEKQLNNGKCLVMLDGLDEIADYEERRKVSKWVSQQLQNYKQKLPFILTSRPEAYDKALLPNTPAYFVRSFTTAQRNNFLFNWYFNLEKRRNSGGQSQKQIKKIAETKKSELMRQIDAVPSLRLMATNPLLLALIINAYKQKNSLAPTQTGLYKQVCDVFLQGRQSAFGTTRYPLKPEQKQEALQALALEMTKRRLLRFTLDERNQDNNIFLAKGFLQTELAQMVQAGQEFKPEEFIEKDDIGVRELLSDRKQEKLYEFTHRTFQEYLTAVELTKAEHEPYLLEVFTKDQEYLDWMRKTILFYAGQVKVDKLIDAALNNPTVATLTLAYECLQNKLRVSREKEQELLDKVEQGLKSDDVKVFKLAASVQLQKRLYRLNEDCFVESSENENQPTVITTEAGKKIWAVQLVDNTEITEAEYRLFILETTNSELTIEDKPSKIGFAQGNAFCAWLSERTRERFSDAGICYLRETSTDTFCLVRFRIPEQYHQLAYYLAAGMWKEADEETFKVMLEVAGCEKQGYLKPEDIRQFPCEDLRIIDKLWVDYSNGHFGFSVQKEIYLEEGGILEGNRTSSPFKKALAPFRWIYERFGGRVRDEDDEFRALGAYVDRVGWRVEQEWIGREQVIYSTSALKGHLPYWSWGYWGFVVDSFLSSLASRLVKCNI comes from the coding sequence ATGGCAGAAGACCCAAAAGAACAGAACACACTCCTCAACCTTGAAGGCTTTTGGAAACTCCTAGATTCAAAGCTTATCAGTTTAGGTATTCCAGGGGCTTTAATTGGTGTTGCACTGGATTTCGCGCGTAAAACCGATTGGAAAAATGCAGGACTTTGTATATTGGCTGCTGGTGGTGTCTGGTTAGTTATCAAAGTTGGTAGCAAACTCAGCCCACAGATTGATAAGTTTTTAGATTGGATACTTAATACTCAAATTCCCAAATGGTGGACAACAGTTACAGATCGGTTTGGGGCGGAGTATCTTGCCGGACTAATCGCTGAATGTAAAGAATACCAGGGGCGCGGATTTAGTGGCGAAGGGCTGGATTTGGAAAATGTGTTTGTCCCCTTGGGTTTTAATTCTGAAACGCCAGCGTCTAATGCTCAAGATGTTACCTCCACTGGTCAAACTGAGTCGCAGCAAAATCTGGAATCCGGGCAAACAAGCATTCTAACTTTTGCTACTCAGCAGGAAAGTGAAATTGGCAGTTTGCTGAGAGGAATTACTAAAAAAAATTCGACGTGGCGACGATTGGTGATTTTAGGAGCGCCTGGTTCAGGAAAAACTACACTTTTACGGCACATTACGCTGCTGTTTGCTCTGCGAAAACAATCAAAATTGTATCGAGATTTGCCTGGACTCGTTCCTGTTTTGTTGAGGTTGAGAGATGTTGCTTCCGTTATTGTTGCAGATGATAGTTCCTCTCTAGCTCAAATAATTGCCAAAGCGGAGAAAGATGAACCATCAAAAACTCAGGACTGGTTTGAAAAGCAGCTTAACAATGGCAAGTGTCTGGTAATGTTAGATGGACTTGATGAAATTGCGGACTATGAGGAGCGACGCAAGGTAAGTAAATGGGTTTCTCAGCAACTCCAAAATTATAAGCAAAAATTACCGTTCATTTTGACATCGCGCCCAGAAGCTTACGATAAAGCTCTTCTGCCAAATACTCCAGCTTATTTTGTGCGGTCATTCACCACTGCACAGCGCAATAATTTTCTTTTCAACTGGTATTTCAATCTAGAAAAACGTAGAAATTCTGGGGGACAATCGCAAAAACAGATCAAGAAAATTGCCGAAACCAAAAAAAGCGAGTTAATGCGGCAAATTGATGCAGTTCCTTCACTGCGTTTGATGGCAACTAACCCATTGTTACTGGCATTGATTATTAATGCTTACAAGCAGAAAAACAGTCTGGCTCCAACGCAAACAGGGCTTTACAAGCAAGTTTGTGATGTGTTTCTCCAAGGACGGCAATCTGCTTTTGGAACTACCCGATATCCACTCAAGCCAGAGCAAAAACAAGAAGCTTTGCAGGCACTGGCACTGGAGATGACTAAACGCCGATTACTTCGGTTTACGCTAGATGAGAGAAATCAGGACAATAATATTTTTCTCGCAAAAGGGTTTCTTCAGACAGAACTAGCTCAGATGGTTCAGGCGGGACAAGAATTTAAACCAGAAGAGTTTATTGAAAAAGATGATATTGGTGTGCGAGAATTGTTGAGCGATCGCAAACAAGAAAAACTCTATGAATTTACGCATCGCACATTTCAGGAGTATTTAACGGCGGTTGAACTCACAAAGGCAGAGCATGAGCCTTATTTATTAGAAGTTTTTACGAAAGATCAAGAATACCTCGATTGGATGAGAAAAACCATTTTGTTTTATGCAGGCCAGGTCAAAGTAGATAAACTGATTGATGCGGCATTGAACAACCCAACAGTAGCAACCCTAACCCTCGCTTACGAGTGTTTGCAGAACAAGCTCAGAGTTAGTCGGGAGAAAGAGCAGGAACTACTGGACAAGGTAGAACAGGGTTTGAAGTCAGATGACGTGAAAGTTTTTAAGTTAGCAGCATCAGTGCAACTGCAAAAACGGCTATATCGTCTGAACGAAGATTGTTTTGTAGAAAGTTCAGAGAACGAAAACCAGCCTACAGTCATCACAACAGAAGCAGGTAAAAAAATCTGGGCAGTACAATTAGTAGATAATACTGAGATTACTGAGGCAGAATATCGGCTGTTTATCTTAGAGACAACCAACAGCGAGTTAACGATTGAAGACAAACCAAGTAAAATCGGCTTTGCACAAGGAAATGCTTTTTGTGCTTGGTTGAGTGAAAGAACTAGAGAGCGATTTAGTGACGCAGGAATCTGTTATCTACGGGAAACCTCAACAGATACATTCTGCCTAGTTCGGTTTCGCATACCGGAACAGTATCATCAACTCGCTTACTATCTAGCAGCAGGTATGTGGAAAGAGGCTGATGAGGAAACATTCAAAGTGATGCTGGAAGTGGCGGGATGTGAAAAACAAGGTTATCTAAAACCAGAAGACATTCGGCAATTTCCCTGTGAAGACTTGAGAATTATTGATAAACTGTGGGTTGATTATAGTAATGGACACTTTGGATTTAGTGTTCAGAAAGAAATATATCTCGAAGAGGGTGGAATCTTAGAAGGAAATCGAACAAGTTCGCCTTTTAAGAAGGCTCTTGCCCCATTCAGATGGATATATGAGCGTTTTGGTGGTAGAGTGAGAGATGAAGATGACGAATTTCGAGCTTTAGGCGCGTACGTGGATCGCGTGGGGTGGAGAGTGGAACAAGAGTGGATAGGAAGGGAACAAGTAATATATAGCACTTCAGCCCTAAAGGGACACTTACCCTATTGGAGTTGGGGTTATTGGGGGTTTGTTGTAGACTCTTTTCTCTCTTCTCTCGCGTCCAGACTTGTAAAATGTAACATATAA
- a CDS encoding glycosyltransferase has product MKSYFSGFLAQPEVQTYFTRTHMTKVAIIIETLNDFNSLFSVLEDIGRLKLYQTKLDIYIVDNAADDRTQAYLEKFDFAHIKVLHTGKKLGDYGGFYYGLQYVRKLKYDYIWLLNDDVRLDPLALSTLITTLQNHDEVGLVGSQLYQRTEPKTIQEFGRLINSEPAPSKIKFGKDNHILNDELLKDKPYIRVDVCADKSILLRHQVVQHFGVFKDSCLHVDDIDLCLLVKKAGWIIAVNPSSIIWQNSPDLEYYTWTDYDNECNLYYWQKYRPDLL; this is encoded by the coding sequence GTGAAATCTTACTTTTCAGGATTTTTAGCTCAACCAGAGGTACAAACCTACTTTACTCGTACACACATGACAAAAGTTGCAATTATTATTGAGACTCTTAATGACTTCAATTCTCTGTTTTCAGTGCTAGAAGATATTGGCAGACTGAAATTATATCAGACAAAACTTGATATCTATATTGTGGATAATGCAGCAGATGATAGGACTCAAGCTTATTTAGAAAAATTTGATTTTGCTCATATTAAGGTACTGCACACTGGTAAAAAGTTAGGTGATTATGGTGGATTTTATTATGGTTTACAATATGTTAGAAAACTTAAATATGATTACATCTGGCTACTTAATGATGATGTGCGTCTAGACCCATTGGCTCTTAGTACACTAATTACAACTTTGCAAAATCATGATGAAGTCGGCTTAGTTGGTTCTCAACTTTATCAAAGAACAGAACCTAAGACTATTCAAGAATTTGGGAGATTGATTAATAGTGAGCCAGCACCATCAAAAATAAAGTTTGGCAAGGATAATCATATTTTAAATGATGAACTACTAAAAGATAAACCTTATATTAGGGTAGACGTTTGTGCAGATAAATCAATCCTATTGCGCCATCAAGTTGTGCAGCATTTTGGAGTATTTAAAGATTCTTGTCTTCACGTTGATGATATAGATTTGTGCTTACTAGTTAAAAAAGCTGGTTGGATTATTGCTGTTAATCCTAGTTCAATTATTTGGCAAAATTCACCTGATTTGGAATACTACACCTGGACGGATTATGACAATGAATGCAATCTTTATTATTGGCAAAAGTACAGACCAGACCTTTTATAG
- a CDS encoding DUF4351 domain-containing protein, whose product MTKRFGELSEEMRSSIYGLSLPILEDLSEAFLNFTSLNDLQSWLESLEN is encoded by the coding sequence TTGACTAAGCGATTTGGAGAACTGTCGGAGGAAATGCGCTCTTCGATTTATGGTTTATCTTTGCCTATTCTCGAAGATTTGAGCGAAGCATTTTTAAATTTTACGAGTTTAAATGATTTACAATCCTGGTTAGAATCGCTGGAAAATTAA
- a CDS encoding AbrB/MazE/SpoVT family DNA-binding domain-containing protein: MGKAIKTRIVKIGNSQGLRIPKILLEQSGINSEVEIEVHGNHLIIRPVEQARANWDKAFAAMAEKHDDILLDDINTTEWDQVEWEW; encoded by the coding sequence ATGGGTAAAGCAATTAAAACCCGAATAGTAAAAATCGGCAATTCCCAAGGACTTCGTATACCCAAAATCCTATTAGAACAAAGCGGTATTAACTCAGAAGTAGAAATTGAAGTTCATGGAAATCATCTGATTATTCGCCCAGTTGAACAAGCAAGGGCGAATTGGGACAAAGCATTTGCAGCAATGGCAGAAAAACACGATGATATCCTATTAGATGATATCAATACAACAGAATGGGATCAGGTTGAATGGGAGTGGTAG
- a CDS encoding type II toxin-antitoxin system PemK/MazF family toxin → MGVVVNRFDVFLVSLDPTIGSEIQKTRPCLVISPNEINHHIATVIVAPMTTKGQTYPTRVTCQFQGQNGQIVLDQIRTVDKTRLVKFIGQISVEAQKTVLDVLAQMFGE, encoded by the coding sequence ATGGGAGTGGTAGTCAATCGCTTTGATGTTTTCCTAGTTAGTCTTGATCCTACTATCGGGAGTGAAATTCAAAAAACACGCCCCTGTTTAGTAATTTCACCAAACGAGATCAACCACCATATTGCCACCGTAATTGTTGCACCAATGACTACAAAAGGACAAACATATCCAACAAGGGTAACTTGTCAATTTCAAGGACAAAATGGACAAATTGTACTTGACCAAATTCGCACAGTGGATAAAACTCGATTAGTCAAATTTATTGGTCAAATTAGTGTAGAAGCACAAAAAACAGTTCTTGATGTCCTAGCCCAAATGTTTGGGGAATAA
- the secA gene encoding preprotein translocase subunit SecA, producing the protein MLKLLLGDPNARKLKKYQPYISEINLLEEDIAALSDEELKGKTGEFKERLAKGETLDDILPEAFAVVREAGRRVLGLRHFDVQMLGGVILHSGQIAEMKTGEGKTLVATLPSYLNALTGKGVHVITVNDYLARRDAEWMGQVHRFLGLSVGLIQSSMIPSERQKNYACDITYVTNSEIGFDYLRDNMSTSMADVVQRPFNYCVIDEVDSILVDEARTPLIISGQVERPTEKYLQAAEIASRLQVDEHYEVDEKARNVLLTDEGFAESENLLGVTDLFDPEDPWAHFMFNAIKAKELFLKDKHYIVGNKEVVIVDEFTGRVLPGRRWSDGLHQAIEAKEHVDIQPETQTLATITYQNLFLLYPKLGGMTGTAKTEEPEFEKIYKLEVAVIPTNRVRRRQDWPDMVFKTEPGKWRAIAGECAEMHELGRPVLVGTTSVEKSEYLSQLLKQMEIPHELLNARPENVEREAEIVAQAGRRGAVTIATNMAGRGTDIILGGNSEYMARLKLREYFMPRIVRPEDEDVFGVQRAAGLPTGHGGGQGFVPGKKVKTWRASPEIFPTELTKETEQLLKDAVEVAVREYGDRSLPELEAEDKVAVAAEKAPIDDPVILRLREAYNRVKEEYEQFTESEHNEVIELGGLHVIGTERHESRRIDNQLRGRAGRQGDPGSTRFFLSLEDNLLRIFGGDRVAGLMNAFQVEEDMPIESGMLTRSLEGAQKKVETYYYDIRKQVFEYDEVMNNQRRAIYAERRRVLEGQDLKEQVIKYAEKTMDEIVDFYINPDLPSEEWELQKLVDKVKEFVYLLADMEPTQLEDMGVSEIKAFLHEQVRIAYDLKEAQIDQIQPGLMRQAERFFILQRIDTLWREHLQQMDALRESVGLRGYGQKDPLIEYKSEGYELFLDMMVNIRRDVVYSLFMFQPQPQPVAQPSSEMV; encoded by the coding sequence ATGCTAAAACTTTTGTTGGGCGATCCCAACGCTCGTAAGCTGAAAAAATACCAACCTTATATTAGTGAGATTAACCTCTTAGAGGAAGACATTGCAGCCCTTTCCGATGAGGAGTTAAAAGGTAAAACCGGAGAATTTAAAGAGCGGCTTGCTAAAGGCGAAACGCTGGATGATATTCTACCAGAAGCCTTTGCTGTGGTCAGAGAAGCCGGACGGCGAGTCTTGGGATTGCGACATTTTGATGTCCAGATGTTGGGCGGTGTCATCCTACACTCTGGGCAAATTGCGGAAATGAAAACCGGGGAAGGTAAAACTCTGGTTGCTACTTTGCCAAGTTATTTAAATGCTCTAACTGGTAAAGGTGTACACGTAATTACAGTCAACGATTACCTGGCTCGTCGGGATGCTGAATGGATGGGACAGGTACATCGGTTTTTGGGATTGAGTGTGGGACTAATTCAGTCGAGCATGATTCCCAGTGAACGCCAGAAAAACTATGCGTGCGACATCACTTATGTCACTAACAGTGAGATCGGTTTTGACTACCTGCGGGACAATATGTCCACATCGATGGCTGATGTGGTACAACGCCCGTTTAATTATTGTGTGATTGACGAGGTAGACTCGATTTTAGTTGATGAGGCGCGGACACCACTCATTATTTCTGGACAGGTAGAAAGACCTACAGAAAAATACTTACAAGCTGCTGAAATTGCTTCCAGACTGCAAGTAGATGAGCATTACGAGGTCGATGAAAAAGCTCGGAACGTGCTGTTAACTGATGAAGGGTTCGCGGAATCAGAAAATCTTTTGGGTGTTACAGATTTATTTGACCCGGAAGATCCTTGGGCGCATTTCATGTTCAATGCTATTAAAGCTAAGGAACTTTTCCTCAAGGACAAACACTACATCGTTGGTAATAAGGAAGTAGTAATTGTTGATGAATTTACTGGGCGTGTTTTACCCGGAAGGCGTTGGAGTGATGGTTTACACCAAGCAATTGAAGCGAAAGAACACGTAGATATTCAACCGGAAACTCAAACTCTGGCGACAATTACTTATCAAAATTTGTTCTTGCTTTATCCCAAACTCGGTGGGATGACAGGAACGGCAAAAACTGAAGAGCCAGAATTTGAAAAAATCTATAAATTAGAAGTTGCGGTAATTCCCACCAATAGAGTCAGAAGACGGCAAGACTGGCCGGATATGGTGTTTAAAACAGAACCTGGTAAATGGCGGGCGATCGCCGGAGAATGTGCCGAAATGCACGAACTCGGCAGACCAGTTTTGGTAGGAACCACCAGTGTGGAAAAATCGGAATATCTCAGTCAGCTGCTCAAGCAGATGGAGATTCCCCACGAACTGCTCAACGCTCGACCAGAAAACGTGGAACGGGAAGCGGAAATTGTCGCCCAAGCGGGACGCAGAGGTGCTGTAACCATTGCCACAAACATGGCTGGTAGAGGTACAGACATCATCCTGGGTGGTAACTCCGAATACATGGCACGTCTGAAGCTGCGGGAATACTTTATGCCGCGAATTGTCAGGCCAGAAGATGAAGATGTTTTTGGTGTGCAAAGAGCTGCTGGTTTGCCTACAGGACACGGTGGTGGTCAAGGTTTTGTTCCTGGGAAGAAAGTCAAAACTTGGCGAGCTTCACCGGAAATTTTTCCCACTGAACTGACAAAGGAAACGGAACAGTTATTAAAAGATGCTGTGGAAGTCGCTGTGCGGGAGTATGGCGATCGCAGTTTACCAGAACTGGAAGCTGAGGATAAGGTAGCTGTAGCAGCAGAAAAAGCTCCCATTGATGACCCTGTGATTCTCAGGTTACGGGAAGCTTACAACCGTGTGAAGGAAGAATACGAACAATTCACCGAATCAGAACACAATGAGGTAATTGAATTAGGTGGTTTGCACGTAATTGGTACAGAACGCCACGAATCACGGCGGATTGATAACCAATTGCGGGGACGTGCGGGACGACAAGGAGACCCCGGTTCGACAAGATTTTTCCTCAGTTTAGAGGATAACTTATTGCGGATCTTTGGAGGCGATCGCGTCGCTGGATTAATGAATGCTTTCCAAGTAGAGGAAGATATGCCCATTGAATCCGGGATGCTGACTCGCAGTTTGGAAGGCGCACAGAAAAAAGTTGAAACCTACTACTACGACATCCGTAAACAGGTGTTTGAGTACGACGAGGTAATGAATAACCAACGTCGCGCTATTTACGCTGAACGTCGTCGAGTTCTAGAAGGTCAAGACTTAAAAGAACAGGTAATCAAGTACGCTGAAAAAACGATGGATGAAATCGTTGATTTCTACATCAACCCAGACTTACCCTCCGAAGAGTGGGAGTTACAAAAGTTGGTGGACAAAGTGAAGGAATTTGTCTATCTGCTAGCGGACATGGAACCAACTCAGTTAGAGGATATGGGCGTTAGCGAGATTAAGGCATTTCTCCACGAACAAGTGCGAATTGCCTACGACCTCAAAGAAGCGCAAATTGACCAAATTCAACCGGGACTGATGCGACAAGCTGAAAGGTTCTTTATTTTGCAGCGTATTGATACTTTGTGGCGGGAACACTTGCAACAAATGGATGCTTTGCGCGAATCTGTAGGTTTGCGTGGTTATGGGCAGAAAGACCCGTTGATTGAGTACAAGAGCGAGGGTTATGAACTGTTCTTGGATATGATGGTCAACATCCGCCGCGACGTGGTTTACTCGTTGTTTATGTTCCAGCCTCAGCCTCAACCTGTGGCGCAGCCATCATCTGAGATGGTTTAA
- a CDS encoding diheme cytochrome c, which yields MSNFIKRKFRKRQLKGRSLGLIVVILAWSLAMGWLLSLATSAYSATPTSEIGTVDVVPAQYQLGKQLYLENCSTCHIALPPEVLPSQTWRNLLQDSQHYGVQLKPLIDPPRILVWRYLSTFSRIQRQDEATSYRVNSSRYFQALHPQVDLPRPVELSSCVSCHPGARDFNFRRLSGEWEEVGEQGAGSRGEKTVTSQ from the coding sequence ATGTCAAATTTTATCAAGCGTAAATTCCGAAAACGCCAACTCAAAGGCCGTTCCCTAGGCTTAATTGTGGTAATTTTAGCTTGGAGTCTGGCTATGGGCTGGCTGCTTTCCCTTGCCACTAGCGCTTACAGTGCTACTCCCACATCAGAAATTGGTACAGTTGACGTAGTACCTGCACAGTATCAGTTAGGGAAACAATTATATCTGGAGAACTGCTCCACCTGTCACATAGCTCTCCCCCCAGAAGTTTTACCCTCCCAAACCTGGAGAAATCTTTTACAAGACTCACAGCACTACGGCGTACAACTTAAACCTTTAATTGATCCTCCCCGGATACTCGTTTGGAGGTATCTTTCTACTTTCTCTCGTATACAGCGACAAGACGAAGCTACATCCTATCGCGTCAATTCTTCACGTTATTTTCAGGCTTTGCACCCCCAAGTCGATTTACCCCGTCCTGTTGAACTCAGCAGTTGTGTGAGTTGTCATCCGGGCGCGAGGGATTTTAATTTTCGCCGCCTGAGTGGGGAATGGGAAGAGGTAGGGGAGCAGGGAGCAGGGAGCAGGGGGGAGAAGACGGTAACTTCCCAATGA
- a CDS encoding type II toxin-antitoxin system RelE family toxin → MPNEQPMVLIDLTPEYKQNLRDLSKRFRNIRSDLQGIIEQLQQGSVLGDRIGGLGEEYVVYKARVRNSNIQRGKSAGYRLIYQVESPTSILLLTIYSKSDREDISVNEIRDIVTDFSV, encoded by the coding sequence ATGCCGAATGAACAGCCAATGGTATTAATCGATTTAACTCCTGAATATAAACAAAACTTACGTGACCTTTCCAAAAGATTTCGCAATATTCGTTCTGACTTACAAGGGATTATTGAACAATTACAACAAGGTAGTGTTCTGGGAGATAGAATTGGCGGCCTTGGTGAGGAATATGTTGTATATAAGGCGAGAGTTCGCAACAGTAATATCCAAAGAGGTAAAAGTGCTGGATACCGCTTAATTTATCAAGTTGAATCACCTACAAGTATTTTGCTACTAACAATTTATTCCAAGTCTGACCGAGAAGATATTAGTGTAAATGAAATCCGAGATATTGTGACTGATTTTTCAGTTTAA
- a CDS encoding AAA family ATPase — protein MREKIDTLTQNLARTIVGKNEAIRLVLVALLGGGHALLEDVPGVGKTLLAKSLARSLDGQFQRLQCTPDLLPTDITGTNIWNPKSGEFTFLPGPIFANILLADEINRATPRTQSALLEVMEEHQVTIDSVSRPVPQPFFVIATQNPIEYQGTFPLPEAQMDRFMLSLSLGYPGATEELEMLQNLQNGRSFTDLQPCLTLAEVAELRKVCSQVRVETSLQQYILELVRSTRQDEEITLGVSPRGTVALQKATQALAFLLGRDYAIPDDVKFLVPHVLCHRLIPRGGRNARTVVERLLRSVPIP, from the coding sequence ATGAGAGAAAAAATTGATACCCTCACCCAAAATCTGGCTCGTACCATCGTTGGCAAAAACGAAGCCATCCGCTTAGTCCTAGTCGCCCTATTAGGTGGCGGTCATGCACTACTAGAAGATGTCCCTGGAGTTGGTAAAACTCTCCTCGCTAAATCCCTAGCCCGTTCACTGGATGGCCAATTTCAACGGCTACAATGTACCCCCGACTTACTACCAACTGACATCACTGGTACAAATATTTGGAACCCCAAAAGCGGCGAATTTACCTTTCTCCCAGGGCCAATATTTGCCAATATCCTCCTAGCCGACGAAATCAACCGCGCCACACCCCGCACCCAGTCAGCCTTGCTGGAAGTCATGGAAGAGCATCAAGTCACAATTGATAGTGTCTCTCGTCCAGTTCCTCAGCCGTTCTTTGTCATTGCTACCCAGAACCCCATAGAATATCAAGGCACTTTTCCCTTACCAGAAGCCCAGATGGATCGGTTCATGTTGTCCTTAAGTTTGGGCTATCCTGGGGCTACAGAAGAACTAGAGATGTTGCAAAACCTGCAAAACGGTCGGAGTTTTACTGATTTGCAGCCTTGTCTTACCTTGGCGGAAGTAGCTGAATTGCGTAAAGTCTGTTCGCAAGTCAGAGTAGAAACTTCTCTGCAACAATACATTCTCGAATTAGTCCGCTCAACAAGACAAGATGAAGAAATCACTTTGGGTGTAAGTCCGCGTGGTACTGTGGCATTACAAAAGGCTACCCAAGCCCTAGCTTTTCTCTTAGGGCGTGATTACGCTATTCCCGATGATGTCAAATTTCTCGTCCCTCACGTCCTCTGTCATCGCCTCATTCCCAGGGGAGGACGCAATGCTAGAACTGTAGTTGAGCGATTATTAAGGTCAGTTCCTATTCCTTAA
- a CDS encoding bifunctional riboflavin kinase/FAD synthetase → MLNLSKNGRSMWVTSSMETLLKPTAVALGKFDGVHLGHHRVIQPILPPTKDEPRREDGENFLNYSDSSPTPPQEQTYSTVVTFDPHPLEFFTGQPRPLLTPLEEKVQQLRSLGVEQLVLLPFDKELSALSPQDFVEQILVKQLQCRRISVGQDFCFGKQRRGTAKDLQLLAAKYHIPVTIVSLQTYTDKAPTQEAPISTSLIRHYLESGDIKNANLLLGRPYTLIGTVVPGQKMGRTIGFPTANLQLPKDKFVPRQGVYAVRAAILSQTPDATTPYQNLGVMNIGNRPTVNGSNLSVEVHLFDWSSDLYGKQLGVQLVEFLRPEQKFPTLEDLKTQIQLDCTVAREHLSAEC, encoded by the coding sequence ATGCTCAATTTGTCTAAAAATGGACGTTCTATGTGGGTTACTTCCTCAATGGAAACGTTGCTCAAGCCAACTGCTGTGGCTCTTGGCAAATTTGATGGTGTGCATCTTGGTCATCACAGAGTTATTCAACCAATTTTGCCCCCAACAAAGGATGAGCCAAGACGAGAAGATGGGGAAAATTTCCTAAACTACTCGGACTCCTCACCAACCCCACCACAAGAACAGACATACTCGACAGTTGTCACCTTTGACCCCCATCCACTAGAATTTTTTACAGGTCAACCAAGGCCTTTATTAACACCACTGGAGGAAAAAGTCCAACAATTGCGATCGCTAGGAGTAGAACAACTTGTACTGCTACCCTTTGACAAAGAATTATCTGCATTATCTCCCCAAGATTTTGTCGAGCAGATATTAGTCAAACAACTCCAATGTCGGCGAATTAGTGTTGGACAAGACTTTTGTTTTGGCAAACAGCGTCGTGGTACTGCCAAAGATTTGCAGCTACTAGCCGCCAAGTATCATATCCCCGTCACCATCGTTTCCCTACAAACTTATACAGACAAAGCTCCCACCCAGGAGGCTCCCATTAGCACTTCACTGATCCGCCACTACTTAGAAAGTGGTGACATCAAAAACGCCAACCTCCTACTGGGAAGACCTTACACCCTCATTGGTACTGTCGTTCCCGGTCAAAAAATGGGACGAACCATTGGTTTTCCTACCGCCAACCTGCAACTACCAAAGGACAAATTTGTCCCCCGCCAAGGTGTTTATGCAGTCCGTGCTGCTATTTTGAGTCAGACACCAGATGCAACCACTCCATATCAGAACTTGGGTGTGATGAACATCGGGAACCGCCCCACAGTCAATGGTAGTAACTTATCAGTGGAAGTGCATCTGTTCGATTGGTCTAGTGATTTATATGGCAAACAATTGGGTGTACAGCTAGTGGAATTTTTGCGCCCCGAACAGAAATTTCCCACTCTAGAAGACCTGAAAACACAAATTCAACTTGACTGTACTGTTGCTAGAGAACATTTGAGCGCTGAATGCTGA